The sequence CATGCAACGTTAAATCACCAGCAATATCAAGTTGACCATCACCCTTGTCCATCACACCAGTGCTAGCGAACGTTGCCGTTGAGAATTTTGATGCATCAATAAAATCACCACTGCGAATATGCTTGTCACGTTCTGCATGATTCGAGTCTAAGCTGCGAGTATCTACAGTGACATTCACTTTAGACGCCGCGATATCCGCTGGGTCATAAGAGAAGTCACCTTCAAACTTATTAAAGCGACCTTTGATAAAGCTATAACCCAAGTGGCTAACTTTGAAGTTGATCGACGCGTGTGCGCCCTTGGTATCAATCATATAGTCAGCCGCATTCACACTCATCGGCAAAGACATGGCTGCCACTAATGCTGCTACTAGTCCTAATTTCTTCATTTTGATGCTCCTATCATTTTTCGTAACGTGTCGTCTTTGTCGACTACGTGGTGTTTGATGGCTGCTAGTGCATGACCCGCAGCCAATATAATGAGTGTCCATGCGGCGTAGAAATGTATCTCTCCCGCAATATCAGCCTGCCCCTCGAACAATTGTCCTAACGCAGGTACGGTGAACCAGTTAAACACGTCTATACCGCGGCCATCCTCGGTTGAAATGAGATAGCCTGATACGCCAATCACGACGATCAGCGCGTAAAGAGCAAGGTGACCCAAATGGGCTGCTGCCTTTATCATTGGTGTGCCATCAATTTCTGGTGTTTTCACCAATTTGTTCCATACAAAACGCAACACTGTTGCCGATATCAGCAGGATCCCTACAGACTTGTGCCAATGAGGTGCAGTGCGATACCACTCACTGTAATAACTCAAATCAACCATCCACAAGCCCGCGGCAAACATACCAATAATCACAACCGCACTGAACCAGTGCAGGAGTCGAGAAACCATGTTGTACTGCTTTAGTTGAGCCATAATGCATCCATAAATGTTGGTGTCCTCAACAACAAAAAAGGTCAAATAAACTGATTGAGGAACATTTTGCGTTTAACGTGAGCTTAGTATTTTTTATTTGAAGTCCGGTTAAAAGTAGGCTTATTTGATGAAATCATTCAAAATATTTGAACGAACGAGCAAAAGTGTTTTGCTGTCATCTATTTACATCAGTCTTTATGCTATGGTGATCAGTTCAACTAGCGTGATTCTGAGCCAAAGAAACGGGTGAAGAACAGAAGGATTTGAGGAGCGCTTCGCTTTGTTATCGGACATTTTGATTCAAAGTATTGGTCAGTTTCAGCAAGACTGCTCGAAGTTATGTGAACGGAACTACCCTGCCATCCACAACCGTGGCATGACTGAACATCATATGGCACTCGCCTTCACCCGACGTTTGAGCCGTACCTTGAGTGAATACAGTCACACGAGTACCACAGCACCATTAGACATGTTGCCCAAGAGAGACCTGCCCCATCACTTCCGTGTCAGTTGTGAACTTGGCAGCGTATGGATTGTGACGCAACATATGATGAATGCGAGTAAAACGTATCGCCGTAAGTTAATGAAAGATATTGCTCAATGGAAGAGTGAGTTTGGCTTCGCGATACAACCGAATGATCTGCTACTCGTGCTCGCTGACCACTGGTTAACTCGCAGTCAAAGCAGCCGTGAACTGATTCATTGGTGGACAGGCGTCATGCCCGATGAAATGGTCAAATATCAATCGCAGGGGATCAGTTTATATGAGAGTGATTCACAATTGAGTCAAACAGTAGAGCAGCACTTTTCCATGAGCCCCTACTACCTCAAAATTGCTCATCCACTGAAAAGAGTCGCCGACGAGGAGCTGGTACGAAAATATGTCCAGCTCTACGCCGTCATTGAGTGCAATGGCTAGCCTTTGATGTCGCCAAAACGCTCAAGGTAAAGAATGGTTGCAGCAGTGCGCGAAGCCACCTGAAGTTTCTTAAGCAAGCTTTTCATATGCACTTTCACAGTCGATTCTGAGATAAACAGGCGATCAGCAATTTGCTTGTTGCGGAAACCTTGTGCAACTTCTTTCAAAATCTGCATTTCACGATCGGTCAAGTCATCAAAGTTGTCTTTCATTTGACCGCGGTTTGCCAGATACTCCGCCACAATACCGCTGTATGCGGGCTGGCCACCCAGTGACTCTCTCACTAAGCGAACCATTTCATCTGGCTCTGTGTCTTTAAGTAGATATCCATCAGCACCGGCCTTAACAAGCATGTCTATATCCGAGGGGCTATCTGAAACGGTCAGAATAACAACCTTAGCATCAATACCATCGGTACGTAGCGCTTTTAACGTATCTAGCCCAGACATACCCTTCATATTCAGATCAAGCAAGATCAAATCTGGGTTCGAATGGTTCGCTTGCGCGACAGCGTCTGTGCCGTTACTTGCTTCTGCAACAACTTCAAAGTCATCTTCAAAGCTAAGTAATTGATTGATACCTCGACGCATCAAAGGATGGTCATCGACCAACATCACTCTATTTACTGTCAATTTAGTCTTCCTATTACATTAGGTCTGCGGGTCTTAAGACCTCTTATCATTGTTAATTCATGCCAGCTACTTTACTTTTATCTAGCTGGTACCCAACGAAAAAACGAGGCGAACTTCTGTGCCACTACTTTGTCCTGAGTTTACCGTAAGCTGGCCGTTAAGTCG comes from Vibrio astriarenae and encodes:
- a CDS encoding response regulator; amino-acid sequence: MTVNRVMLVDDHPLMRRGINQLLSFEDDFEVVAEASNGTDAVAQANHSNPDLILLDLNMKGMSGLDTLKALRTDGIDAKVVILTVSDSPSDIDMLVKAGADGYLLKDTEPDEMVRLVRESLGGQPAYSGIVAEYLANRGQMKDNFDDLTDREMQILKEVAQGFRNKQIADRLFISESTVKVHMKSLLKKLQVASRTAATILYLERFGDIKG
- a CDS encoding YceI family protein, giving the protein MKKLGLVAALVAAMSLPMSVNAADYMIDTKGAHASINFKVSHLGYSFIKGRFNKFEGDFSYDPADIAASKVNVTVDTRSLDSNHAERDKHIRSGDFIDASKFSTATFASTGVMDKGDGQLDIAGDLTLHGVTKPIVISAEFIGAGTDPWGGERAGFLGTTRLELADFNIPVMGTSSYVDMELHVEGIKK
- a CDS encoding cytochrome b — translated: MAQLKQYNMVSRLLHWFSAVVIIGMFAAGLWMVDLSYYSEWYRTAPHWHKSVGILLISATVLRFVWNKLVKTPEIDGTPMIKAAAHLGHLALYALIVVIGVSGYLISTEDGRGIDVFNWFTVPALGQLFEGQADIAGEIHFYAAWTLIILAAGHALAAIKHHVVDKDDTLRKMIGASK